One window of the Sphaerochaeta associata genome contains the following:
- a CDS encoding nitroreductase family protein: MLQAIEERRAYRALDTKPIAQEVLVRLAQAAHTAPSAMNNQPWRYITVTDETMLSNVKETLSPGNYWAKKAPAIVAVVTNNAWGMTLGDRHFAPFELGMATMAYQIQAVSEGLHVHPIAGFNADDAKKVLGISKDDTLMIMLVLGYPGSDSELNEKHKQSERGTRIRMELEKVHAFNAWDESLRPQAK; encoded by the coding sequence ATGTTGCAAGCAATTGAAGAAAGAAGAGCCTATCGCGCCCTCGATACCAAACCCATCGCTCAAGAGGTATTGGTGCGTCTCGCCCAAGCCGCCCACACCGCACCTTCGGCCATGAACAACCAACCTTGGCGGTATATCACCGTAACCGACGAAACGATGCTTTCCAACGTCAAGGAGACCCTGTCTCCCGGAAATTACTGGGCGAAGAAGGCCCCCGCGATTGTGGCGGTGGTGACCAACAACGCCTGGGGAATGACCCTTGGGGACCGTCACTTCGCCCCGTTTGAACTGGGAATGGCAACCATGGCTTATCAAATCCAGGCTGTTTCAGAAGGATTGCATGTACACCCCATCGCAGGCTTCAATGCCGACGATGCGAAAAAGGTGCTGGGAATCAGCAAAGACGATACGCTGATGATCATGCTGGTACTCGGCTATCCTGGTTCCGACTCCGAGCTGAACGAGAAGCACAAACAGAGTGAGAGAGGAACCCGAATCCGCATGGAGCTGGAGAAAGTGCATGCATTCAACGCATGGGACGAGAGCCTGAGACCACAGGCAAAGTAG
- a CDS encoding FAD-dependent oxidoreductase, whose amino-acid sequence MAKYLIVGGVAGGAGTAARLRRRDENAQIIMFERGRYISYANCGLPYYAGNVITERSRLFVMTPERFMESLNVEARVQSEVISINREAKTIRVRDLRNNSEYDERYDTLILSPGASPVRPPIPGIEHKAIYSLRSVSDIDSIKEKIDSPATKRAVVVGGGFIGLEMAENLKERGLEVSVVEALEQVMNIIDYDLAAEVQQHLRAKGVNLYLKDGVSAFEDHDSIVSVRLSSGTLIDADIVILSIGVRPDTAFLKDSGIELAKNGAIKVDAYFTTNDKDIKAVGDAIEFASPLTKLACTVPLAGPANKQARLCADAIIDGNKRPYEGTIATSIAKIFDMTVASTGLTEKGLKAAGLPYRMAVTHAGNHAGYYPNSRQLTLKILYHPESGRLWGGQAVGYDGVDKRIDVISAFIGKEGTVYDLAEFEQAYAPPFSSAKDPVNMVGFIAANTLEGFSDTISWEEAEQQRKNGAFMLDVRSEEEYELGAIEGSVNIPNTVLRQKLLMVPTDRLVIVYCAIGLRGYLAERVLKQNGYTNVRNLTGGYKTYESAVRERYLLENKDKISVKREGGTINHLHEDGSFRKRTENKIFTVDACGLQCPGPIIRLKREIDNLEEGDRIVIKASDPGFGVDVQAWCKLTGNELITVKTTDGIIEAVVGKGNASVCSMPDSVGEKPAICDSDNGATMIVFSNDLDKALASFVLANGAAASGKPVTMFFTFWGLSVLRKKDAPKVKKDFMGTMFGAMLPKGMDKLALSSMNMGGMGAAMMKGRMKKKHVDQVQQMYEEARRSGVRMVACQMSMDIMGIKAEELLDGVEIGGVATYMGAASESKINLFI is encoded by the coding sequence ATGGCAAAATATCTCATTGTTGGAGGAGTCGCAGGAGGAGCAGGTACTGCCGCCAGACTCAGAAGAAGGGACGAAAACGCCCAAATCATCATGTTTGAACGCGGACGGTACATCAGCTACGCAAACTGCGGACTCCCCTACTATGCAGGCAATGTCATCACCGAGCGTTCACGTCTGTTTGTCATGACGCCCGAACGCTTCATGGAGTCCTTGAATGTTGAGGCGAGGGTGCAAAGTGAAGTGATCTCGATCAACCGAGAGGCAAAGACCATCCGCGTCAGGGACCTGAGGAACAACAGCGAATATGACGAACGGTATGACACCCTCATCCTCTCCCCGGGAGCCAGTCCGGTACGTCCCCCAATCCCCGGAATCGAGCACAAGGCCATCTATTCGCTGCGCTCCGTCTCCGACATCGACAGCATCAAGGAGAAAATCGACAGCCCTGCAACAAAGCGTGCAGTAGTGGTAGGCGGCGGCTTCATCGGACTGGAGATGGCCGAGAACCTGAAGGAACGAGGACTCGAGGTGAGCGTAGTGGAGGCCCTCGAGCAGGTGATGAACATCATCGACTACGACCTGGCGGCCGAAGTGCAGCAACACCTGAGGGCGAAGGGAGTGAATCTCTATCTCAAGGATGGGGTTTCAGCCTTCGAGGACCATGACAGCATCGTCAGCGTCCGTCTCTCCTCGGGTACTCTCATCGATGCAGACATTGTCATCCTCTCCATCGGCGTTCGTCCCGACACAGCTTTTCTGAAAGATTCGGGCATCGAGTTGGCCAAGAATGGCGCGATCAAGGTGGATGCGTATTTCACCACCAACGACAAGGACATCAAGGCGGTAGGTGATGCCATTGAGTTCGCCAGCCCTTTGACCAAGCTTGCTTGCACCGTGCCCTTGGCGGGTCCTGCGAACAAGCAGGCACGGCTGTGCGCCGATGCCATCATCGACGGCAACAAGCGCCCGTATGAGGGCACGATCGCCACAAGCATCGCCAAAATCTTCGACATGACGGTAGCCTCCACCGGCCTTACCGAAAAGGGCCTCAAGGCAGCCGGCCTTCCCTATCGGATGGCGGTCACCCATGCAGGCAACCATGCCGGATACTACCCCAACAGCCGCCAACTCACCCTCAAGATTCTCTATCATCCGGAAAGCGGCAGGCTTTGGGGCGGCCAAGCTGTCGGCTACGACGGCGTGGACAAGCGGATCGACGTCATCAGCGCCTTCATCGGAAAGGAAGGCACCGTGTACGACCTGGCCGAGTTCGAGCAGGCCTACGCTCCACCCTTCTCCAGTGCCAAGGACCCGGTGAACATGGTCGGTTTCATTGCCGCCAACACCCTGGAAGGCTTCAGCGATACAATCAGCTGGGAGGAGGCTGAACAGCAACGCAAGAATGGGGCCTTCATGCTCGATGTCCGTTCGGAGGAGGAGTATGAACTGGGTGCAATTGAAGGATCTGTCAACATTCCGAATACGGTTTTGAGACAGAAGCTTCTCATGGTTCCCACCGACCGGTTGGTGATCGTCTATTGCGCCATCGGCCTCAGGGGCTACCTCGCCGAAAGGGTGCTCAAGCAGAACGGTTATACAAACGTACGCAACCTCACCGGCGGCTACAAGACCTATGAGAGCGCTGTTCGTGAACGGTACCTGTTGGAAAACAAGGATAAGATTTCAGTCAAGAGAGAGGGTGGAACCATCAACCACCTGCATGAGGACGGGTCGTTCCGCAAGAGAACCGAGAACAAGATTTTCACCGTCGATGCCTGCGGACTGCAATGCCCGGGTCCGATCATCCGTCTCAAGCGGGAGATTGACAACCTTGAGGAAGGGGACAGGATTGTCATCAAGGCCTCCGACCCCGGCTTCGGCGTCGATGTCCAGGCGTGGTGCAAACTCACCGGCAACGAGCTGATAACCGTCAAGACCACCGACGGCATCATCGAGGCAGTGGTTGGCAAGGGAAACGCCAGTGTCTGCAGCATGCCCGACTCAGTGGGAGAGAAGCCTGCGATCTGCGACTCCGACAACGGTGCTACCATGATCGTCTTCTCCAACGACCTGGACAAGGCACTTGCTTCATTCGTCCTGGCCAACGGAGCCGCTGCATCCGGAAAACCGGTGACGATGTTCTTCACTTTCTGGGGATTGTCGGTGCTTCGCAAAAAGGATGCACCCAAAGTGAAGAAGGACTTCATGGGAACAATGTTTGGAGCCATGCTGCCCAAGGGTATGGACAAGCTCGCCCTCTCGTCCATGAACATGGGAGGGATGGGGGCGGCGATGATGAAGGGCCGCATGAAGAAGAAGCATGTCGACCAAGTACAGCAGATGTATGAGGAAGCACGCAGGAGCGGAGTTCGCATGGTGGCCTGCCAGATGTCCATGGACATCATGGGCATCAAGGCCGAAGAGCTGCTTGACGGCGTTGAGATCGGAGGCGTTGCAACCTATATGGGAGCCGCCAGCGAGAGCAAGATCAATCTGTTCATCTAG
- a CDS encoding SlyX family protein produces the protein MDERLTKLEMKLAYAEETIVTLDQIVTDQAKEIALLTARLEKLEKRVTDLAEEDRDGMVENQRPPHY, from the coding sequence ATGGATGAACGGCTTACGAAACTTGAGATGAAACTAGCTTATGCAGAAGAGACGATAGTGACTCTCGACCAAATCGTAACTGACCAGGCCAAGGAGATCGCACTCTTGACAGCCCGTCTGGAAAAGTTGGAGAAACGGGTGACCGACTTGGCCGAGGAAGATCGGGATGGCATGGTTGAAAACCAGAGGCCACCCCACTATTAG
- a CDS encoding MarR family winged helix-turn-helix transcriptional regulator → MIDLCAIRKLQTSLRNFEDQLKEQTGLSFNDALLLCAVNKGIFEPSALAKELELSPSRLTRILDSLETRNLIKRTLSSMDRRSLTVSLTETGREMVKTYSCSELHIPEELLFTQATT, encoded by the coding sequence ATGATCGACCTATGCGCCATCCGAAAGTTACAGACTTCCCTGCGCAACTTTGAAGACCAACTTAAAGAGCAGACCGGACTTTCATTCAATGATGCACTGCTCTTGTGTGCAGTAAACAAAGGAATCTTCGAACCCAGCGCCCTGGCCAAGGAACTGGAACTCTCCCCATCCCGCCTCACCCGTATTCTGGACAGCCTGGAAACCAGGAATCTCATCAAACGGACGCTGAGCAGCATGGACCGAAGGAGCCTTACCGTTTCGCTGACTGAAACGGGAAGGGAGATGGTCAAAACCTACAGCTGTTCCGAACTTCATATACCCGAAGAACTTTTATTCACACAAGCCACCACCTAG
- a CDS encoding helix-turn-helix transcriptional regulator produces MKGERVAQLELLLHSHPEGLRRAEIARRLGVHRSTISRYVDELKQYIDIYEENSLIKIKNRDEDESIALSVYESLAFNLSAEMLANSTEFQNPHLASGLRKIAMNMRSYAPKISENVIGLAEQIDKQLQEKKESSKFNAILEVLIDSWVSGRIVRIVQSLKGFDPIETELAPYFIGFREEDTGGRHPISVTGRLRHTTEIVTIDISTITSATILNETYTIPDNLKPFKFPESEERYESIDMIPLSLRLKERSAMNVFRSVVHGTPVFEKQSDGTLICNMDVENSIELYLRIIQCGDSVEILGPESFRKKFCRMLNKILALYQ; encoded by the coding sequence ATGAAAGGTGAACGCGTTGCGCAACTGGAACTGTTGCTGCACTCCCATCCGGAAGGACTCAGGAGGGCGGAAATAGCACGTCGATTGGGAGTCCATCGCTCTACCATCAGCAGATATGTGGATGAACTGAAACAATACATTGACATCTACGAGGAAAACAGCCTCATCAAGATCAAGAACCGCGATGAGGATGAAAGCATCGCCCTCAGCGTCTATGAGAGCCTGGCCTTCAACCTCTCTGCCGAAATGCTTGCAAACAGCACCGAGTTTCAGAACCCCCACCTCGCTTCAGGCTTGAGAAAAATCGCCATGAACATGCGCTCCTATGCACCGAAGATCAGCGAGAATGTCATCGGCCTTGCCGAGCAGATCGACAAGCAGCTGCAGGAGAAGAAGGAGAGCAGCAAGTTCAATGCAATCCTGGAAGTGCTCATCGACAGCTGGGTGTCAGGACGCATCGTACGCATCGTACAGAGCCTTAAAGGGTTCGACCCGATCGAGACCGAACTGGCCCCCTACTTCATCGGATTTCGGGAGGAAGACACCGGCGGCAGACACCCTATCAGTGTTACCGGTCGCCTGCGGCACACCACCGAAATTGTCACCATCGACATCAGCACCATCACCAGTGCCACCATTCTCAACGAGACCTATACGATTCCCGACAACCTCAAACCCTTCAAGTTCCCCGAGAGTGAGGAGCGCTATGAGAGCATCGACATGATTCCCTTGAGTCTGCGGCTCAAGGAACGATCGGCGATGAATGTCTTTCGGTCGGTAGTGCATGGAACCCCGGTCTTTGAGAAACAGAGTGATGGAACACTCATCTGCAACATGGATGTCGAGAACTCCATCGAGTTGTACCTGCGCATCATCCAATGCGGTGATTCAGTTGAAATTCTGGGTCCTGAGAGCTTCAGAAAGAAGTTTTGCAGAATGCTGAACAAGATCCTGGCTTTGTACCAATAA
- a CDS encoding pyridoxamine 5'-phosphate oxidase family protein — protein MQFRTMRRSRQLLSHEESEAVLKRGSHGILACLGDGDYPYAVPLNYVYYDGKIFLHSAKEGHKVDAILHHPKVSFTVVDEDTIIGKEYTSYFRSVIVFGKASHAEGRAWKDAFLAMADKYCASQPIAERIEKVETCSQALIIVIEIEHCTGKEAVEYVRAKTDTALSC, from the coding sequence ATGCAATTCAGGACAATGAGAAGAAGCAGGCAGCTGCTTTCCCATGAGGAGAGTGAAGCGGTTCTGAAACGAGGAAGCCACGGGATTCTAGCCTGCCTCGGCGACGGGGACTATCCCTATGCAGTCCCGCTGAACTATGTATACTACGATGGAAAAATTTTTCTCCACTCAGCCAAGGAAGGCCATAAGGTGGATGCAATTCTCCATCACCCCAAAGTAAGCTTCACCGTTGTGGATGAGGATACCATCATTGGAAAAGAGTATACCTCTTACTTCCGAAGTGTGATTGTCTTTGGAAAAGCCTCCCATGCAGAAGGCCGGGCTTGGAAGGATGCCTTCCTTGCCATGGCAGACAAATACTGTGCCTCCCAGCCGATTGCAGAGCGCATCGAAAAGGTGGAAACCTGCAGCCAAGCTCTGATCATTGTCATTGAAATCGAGCATTGTACAGGAAAAGAGGCCGTCGAGTATGTGCGGGCAAAAACGGACACTGCTTTGTCCTGCTAA
- the rd gene encoding rubredoxin translates to MKEYECDLCGYVYDPTVGDPDNGIKPGTAFEDLPEDWVCPLCGAPKSDFSPRD, encoded by the coding sequence ATGAAAGAGTATGAATGCGATCTTTGCGGGTATGTATATGACCCGACAGTAGGTGATCCCGACAACGGAATCAAACCCGGAACAGCCTTTGAAGACCTTCCAGAAGATTGGGTATGCCCTCTCTGCGGAGCTCCTAAGTCTGACTTCTCACCGCGCGACTGA
- a CDS encoding TRAP transporter small permease — MASLIYTWVNKIRATLMISITAFTVVLCLLQVALRYFTFISFRPFAWGDEIVRLCSIWVIFLGVSLGIRENSHFAVDLFLNKIRSTRIRSLVERALDVSAIGVFIIIAYQGVRYTSTNVTSLLQNIHISMAWFYAAIPVGSLLCLFEYGYRMVWGKSYKQRVLITKKGEQK, encoded by the coding sequence ATGGCGAGTCTTATCTATACATGGGTGAACAAAATCCGGGCTACACTCATGATCTCGATCACAGCGTTTACGGTAGTTTTATGTCTATTGCAGGTGGCTTTGCGATACTTCACCTTCATCTCGTTCAGGCCTTTTGCCTGGGGTGATGAAATTGTCCGCCTCTGCTCCATCTGGGTGATTTTCCTGGGAGTGTCCCTTGGAATCAGGGAGAACAGCCATTTTGCCGTGGATCTCTTTCTGAACAAGATTCGCTCGACCAGGATCCGCAGTCTTGTCGAACGGGCTCTGGATGTATCGGCGATAGGGGTCTTCATCATCATCGCTTATCAGGGCGTTCGCTACACCAGCACCAACGTAACAAGTTTGCTTCAGAACATCCATATCTCCATGGCCTGGTTCTATGCGGCGATTCCCGTCGGCTCACTGTTGTGCCTCTTCGAGTATGGATATCGCATGGTCTGGGGCAAATCGTATAAACAGCGTGTTTTGATCACCAAGAAAGGGGAGCAGAAGTAG
- a CDS encoding Gfo/Idh/MocA family protein — MIRIGIVGAGAIAAVHIDGFLQFGSMCEVAAVCDTYVEKAQSLITEKNLNAKAYADIQTMLTEGALDAISICLPPNLHASVAIQALAGKKHVIVEKPMAGSLEECDHMIAAAKENNRLLCVVSQNRWKTQLANVKRIMDEGLLGKVVHASFDSLWWRGGVYYDLWWRGTWEQEAGGVFTSHSVHYLDLMQMLFGMPKRVQAFIGNVNHTNSECEDIGFAVFTYEDKVINFTSSLVSHGEKQAIVINGEKASVTIPFSVSAYNSLPNGFPEPNKELEQQIHRRYEELGNLALEGHPAQLLNFLLAIEGKEALALDGNTGRQTIELIHAVYKSAVQQRPVDLPLEPSDPFYTKEGLVQSMPRFHTKGRSVENFSTSKISLGRDFNA; from the coding sequence ATGATTCGTATTGGAATAGTAGGAGCGGGAGCAATCGCCGCAGTTCATATCGATGGTTTTCTTCAGTTCGGGTCTATGTGCGAGGTCGCGGCTGTCTGCGATACCTATGTCGAGAAGGCCCAGTCCTTGATTACCGAAAAGAATCTCAACGCCAAGGCCTATGCCGATATCCAGACCATGCTCACCGAAGGAGCTTTGGATGCGATCAGCATCTGCCTGCCGCCTAATCTGCACGCATCGGTGGCGATCCAGGCTCTTGCGGGTAAAAAGCATGTCATTGTGGAGAAGCCGATGGCAGGCAGCTTGGAAGAGTGCGACCATATGATTGCAGCAGCCAAAGAAAACAACAGGCTCTTATGTGTGGTCAGCCAGAACCGTTGGAAGACCCAGCTCGCCAACGTCAAGCGTATTATGGATGAAGGGCTTCTGGGCAAGGTGGTCCATGCCTCCTTTGATTCGCTGTGGTGGCGCGGCGGCGTGTATTACGACCTATGGTGGCGTGGAACGTGGGAACAGGAAGCAGGTGGTGTGTTCACCAGCCATTCGGTCCACTATTTGGACCTGATGCAGATGCTTTTCGGCATGCCAAAGCGGGTGCAGGCGTTCATCGGTAATGTAAACCATACAAACAGCGAGTGCGAGGATATTGGTTTCGCCGTCTTCACCTATGAGGACAAGGTAATCAACTTCACCTCCTCGCTGGTTTCACACGGGGAGAAGCAGGCCATTGTCATAAACGGAGAGAAGGCAAGCGTAACCATTCCGTTCAGCGTTTCCGCCTACAACAGCCTGCCCAACGGCTTTCCCGAGCCGAACAAGGAGCTCGAGCAGCAGATCCACAGGCGGTATGAGGAGCTGGGAAATCTTGCATTGGAAGGCCATCCGGCACAGCTGTTGAACTTCCTTCTCGCCATCGAGGGCAAGGAAGCACTGGCCCTCGATGGAAATACCGGAAGGCAGACCATAGAGTTGATTCATGCAGTCTACAAGTCTGCAGTACAACAGCGGCCGGTCGACCTTCCCCTTGAACCTTCAGATCCCTTCTATACCAAGGAAGGGTTGGTCCAGAGCATGCCCCGGTTCCATACCAAGGGCAGGAGCGTTGAGAATTTTTCGACTTCCAAGATTAGCTTGGGTCGCGATTTCAACGCATGA
- a CDS encoding TRAP transporter large permease, giving the protein MWQVFWVFAVLLVLIFTGLPVYLALLLTSVVFMVGMDLPLNLLVIKMFGGVNSFSLMAIPFFIIAGNIMAKADITDKIIDLSDSLVGQFKGGLGHVNILASMFFGGIQGSGIADASAIGGMLIPAMEKQGYDKDYAVAVTAGSSMLSPIIPPSIAMILYSYYTEIPVSRLFLGGIVPGVLIALLQMGVNRYVYAKRKYNIPTRPFSLKKLIHSLYGSIGALLMPIIIIVGIVTGIVTATEAGVIAIGYGLIYGFWISKKLKIKDMPEILISSGHTTAIVMITIAAAAALSNVLVRMRFQNEVMSFVVNTIGSPVAGTLFLMVVIFILGMFLDPTVLIAMLAPTVLAIGNSFGFDAIHYGVVMVILMQVGAITPPVGSFLFVSCGVANLPIDKAVKPLIPFIGTVLVVILLSFFIPPIVTVLPKMII; this is encoded by the coding sequence ATGTGGCAAGTATTTTGGGTTTTCGCAGTATTGCTCGTTTTAATTTTCACCGGTCTTCCCGTCTACCTGGCATTGCTTCTCACCTCTGTCGTATTCATGGTAGGAATGGACCTTCCGCTTAATCTGTTGGTTATTAAAATGTTTGGCGGGGTGAATTCGTTCTCCCTGATGGCCATTCCCTTCTTCATTATCGCAGGAAACATCATGGCCAAGGCCGATATCACCGACAAGATCATCGACCTTTCCGACTCCTTGGTCGGTCAGTTCAAGGGAGGACTGGGCCATGTGAACATTCTTGCTTCCATGTTCTTCGGCGGCATTCAGGGCTCGGGCATCGCCGATGCCTCGGCCATCGGCGGGATGCTGATTCCTGCGATGGAGAAACAGGGCTATGACAAGGACTATGCGGTGGCTGTTACCGCAGGATCGTCCATGCTCAGTCCCATTATTCCCCCCAGCATCGCCATGATCCTCTACTCCTACTATACTGAGATTCCGGTAAGCCGCCTCTTTTTGGGTGGCATCGTCCCGGGTGTCTTGATCGCCTTGCTGCAGATGGGTGTGAATCGCTATGTCTACGCAAAGCGCAAGTATAATATTCCCACCCGACCATTCTCTCTAAAAAAATTGATTCATTCGCTCTATGGCTCCATCGGTGCCTTGCTGATGCCCATCATCATCATTGTGGGTATTGTAACCGGTATCGTGACGGCAACAGAGGCGGGCGTCATCGCCATCGGCTACGGCTTGATCTACGGATTCTGGATTTCGAAGAAACTGAAAATCAAGGATATGCCCGAGATTCTCATTTCCAGCGGCCACACCACCGCCATTGTTATGATTACCATTGCCGCGGCTGCAGCTCTTTCCAACGTGTTGGTGCGCATGCGCTTCCAGAACGAGGTCATGAGTTTTGTGGTGAATACCATCGGTAGTCCTGTAGCTGGAACCTTGTTCCTCATGGTGGTCATCTTCATTCTCGGCATGTTCCTCGATCCCACCGTCCTGATCGCCATGCTTGCCCCTACCGTGCTTGCAATCGGCAACTCGTTCGGCTTTGATGCCATCCACTACGGGGTGGTCATGGTCATCCTGATGCAGGTCGGGGCGATCACCCCGCCGGTCGGGTCGTTCCTCTTTGTCTCCTGCGGTGTGGCGAACCTACCCATCGATAAAGCGGTCAAACCCCTGATTCCCTTTATTGGAACCGTGTTGGTAGTGATACTTCTGAGTTTCTTCATTCCCCCTATCGTTACTGTGCTTCCGAAAATGATTATCTAG
- a CDS encoding MFS transporter: MKSVKAYRYRYLILLCLVLLIFSVEIQWLNLAPVGRVANSYYQGQLSLRYASPVDLLSLTFLLVFVVASIPSSYLLHRLGLRWAVWIASGLIVFGSLTKWLYIASLPAVLFGQFILALGQALVLTSITEIVSRWFPIRERGMAVGITSASQYLSLAAVMILSPLLVVTRANAPAWGQGFERMMGVYALASSILALIPAFLMRENPPTPSSTLQVPRNQSFRTSFRIMHQNPSLQGLMIIFSIGWGVLMTLFIKIDEISELLGFNDSTGFLGIAMFAGGMVGAIVLPALSDRYRRRKLFFVFCNVCSIPGILLLVFCQQVGAVLLGSEAIAMIGASIVGLSLLASIPIGSQYAAELGIGISEEVIQGFLLLFSQASCAVIMLISLVSTDEYSPMLLSSLAALLAASMIGSSFLKESEMIVTEEERLKDAIEQEIVHLQ; encoded by the coding sequence TTCTCCTGTGTCTCGTGCTGCTGATTTTCTCAGTGGAGATACAGTGGTTGAACCTTGCCCCCGTCGGCAGGGTGGCCAATAGTTATTATCAAGGTCAGTTGTCGTTGCGTTATGCATCTCCGGTGGATTTGCTCTCCTTGACCTTTCTCCTGGTGTTTGTGGTTGCAAGTATCCCATCTTCCTATCTCTTGCACCGCTTGGGGCTGCGTTGGGCTGTCTGGATTGCGAGCGGGCTTATTGTCTTCGGCTCGCTCACCAAATGGCTCTACATCGCCAGCCTCCCCGCCGTCCTGTTCGGCCAGTTCATACTGGCTCTTGGCCAGGCTTTGGTGCTGACAAGCATCACTGAAATCGTATCGAGATGGTTTCCCATCCGAGAACGCGGGATGGCAGTCGGCATCACCTCGGCAAGCCAATATCTTTCGCTGGCCGCTGTCATGATTCTCTCTCCTTTGTTGGTGGTAACTCGTGCCAATGCTCCTGCCTGGGGGCAGGGGTTCGAGCGGATGATGGGCGTGTATGCCCTTGCAAGCTCCATCCTGGCCCTTATCCCGGCATTTCTGATGCGTGAGAATCCACCCACGCCTTCCTCCACGCTGCAGGTGCCCAGAAACCAGAGCTTCAGGACTTCATTCAGGATTATGCATCAGAATCCGTCGCTTCAGGGCCTGATGATCATCTTCTCCATTGGTTGGGGGGTCTTGATGACACTCTTCATTAAGATCGATGAAATAAGCGAATTGTTGGGCTTCAACGATTCCACCGGTTTCCTTGGCATCGCAATGTTTGCCGGTGGCATGGTGGGAGCCATTGTGCTGCCAGCCCTCTCCGACCGCTATCGCAGGCGAAAGCTTTTTTTTGTATTCTGCAACGTCTGCTCGATTCCCGGCATCCTCTTATTGGTTTTCTGCCAGCAAGTCGGTGCAGTCCTGCTCGGCAGTGAAGCCATCGCCATGATCGGAGCCTCGATCGTAGGTCTGTCCCTGCTCGCCTCCATACCCATCGGCAGTCAGTATGCTGCTGAACTTGGCATCGGCATCAGTGAGGAGGTCATCCAAGGCTTTCTTCTGCTCTTCAGTCAGGCCTCATGTGCCGTAATCATGCTGATCAGTCTGGTCTCTACGGACGAGTACTCGCCCATGCTTCTCTCATCCCTTGCCGCCTTATTGGCTGCTTCCATGATAGGAAGCAGCTTTCTCAAGGAGAGTGAGATGATTGTCACAGAGGAGGAGCGGCTGAAAGATGCGATAGAGCAGGAGATCGTCCATCTGCAGTAA
- a CDS encoding Gfo/Idh/MocA family protein — MQRKDGQMYAPVGKSRLVCNPGEFTIGVIGLDHGHIYGMCNGLVEAGAMVTHVWDPDQNRLAAFIKAFPTAKVVSSDAAIYENPAVDLVATAAIPSDRSGIITKALMAGKHAFSDKPAMTDLSQLEAVRSAVELSGKRFGIYFSERLHVEAASYADNLIAEGSIGKVVQTIVLGPHRLSKNSRPAWFFDKQRFGGILTDIGSHQIDQILHYGNAKHARVLASKVANYNNADYPGFEDFGDASLLCDNGSTGYFRVDWFTPDGLRAWGDGRTIILGTEGHIELRKYVDLARADIPNTVYMANGKGEFSFDANNTVGFPFFGRFIRDCLDGTEFAISQEYTLHVMELAITAQNMATRISQEVV, encoded by the coding sequence ATGCAACGAAAAGATGGGCAGATGTATGCTCCAGTAGGAAAATCCCGCCTGGTTTGCAATCCCGGAGAGTTCACCATCGGGGTGATCGGGCTCGACCATGGTCACATTTATGGCATGTGCAACGGTCTGGTGGAAGCAGGTGCGATGGTCACTCATGTATGGGATCCTGACCAGAATCGGCTTGCAGCCTTTATCAAGGCCTTCCCTACGGCGAAGGTGGTAAGCAGCGACGCAGCAATCTATGAAAATCCCGCTGTCGATTTGGTGGCGACAGCCGCCATCCCGTCCGATCGGAGCGGCATCATCACCAAGGCCTTGATGGCGGGCAAGCATGCCTTCTCGGACAAGCCGGCGATGACCGACCTCAGTCAATTGGAAGCAGTCCGTTCGGCTGTAGAGCTCAGTGGCAAGCGCTTTGGCATCTATTTCAGCGAGCGGTTGCATGTTGAGGCTGCAAGCTATGCCGACAACCTCATTGCAGAAGGATCCATCGGAAAGGTGGTGCAAACCATCGTTTTGGGCCCTCATAGGTTGAGTAAGAACAGCCGGCCTGCATGGTTTTTTGATAAGCAGCGCTTCGGTGGCATCCTCACTGATATCGGAAGTCATCAGATCGACCAGATTCTCCACTACGGTAATGCAAAGCATGCCCGGGTTCTGGCAAGCAAGGTTGCAAACTACAACAATGCCGACTATCCCGGGTTCGAGGACTTTGGTGATGCATCCCTGCTTTGCGATAATGGAAGCACCGGCTACTTCCGTGTTGATTGGTTCACCCCCGACGGGCTGCGCGCCTGGGGCGATGGAAGAACCATCATATTGGGTACCGAAGGACATATCGAGCTGAGAAAGTATGTGGACCTGGCTCGGGCGGATATACCCAACACCGTGTACATGGCCAATGGGAAGGGTGAGTTCAGCTTCGATGCGAACAATACGGTAGGCTTCCCGTTCTTCGGTCGCTTCATTCGTGACTGCCTTGATGGTACCGAGTTTGCGATTTCCCAAGAGTACACACTGCATGTCATGGAGCTGGCCATCACCGCCCAGAACATGGCGACCAGGATTTCCCAGGAGGTTGTATGA